From a single Brassica napus cultivar Da-Ae chromosome C9, Da-Ae, whole genome shotgun sequence genomic region:
- the LOC106417957 gene encoding uncharacterized protein LOC106417957, with protein sequence MCLVCLCDEEETELGRQQAPGSCPYCGGKVQMLDVERKWMFCFVPLCFKIKRKYLCSSCDRRLVLYH encoded by the coding sequence ATGTGTCTGGTGTGTTTATGCGATGAAGAAGAGACAGAGTTAGGGAGACAACAAGCACCTGGATCGTGTCCGTATTGTGGAGGTAAAGTGCAGATGCTTGATGTCGAAAGAAAATGGATGTTTTGTTTCGTTCCTCTTTGTTTCAAGATCAAGAGGAAGTATCTTTGTTCTTCTTGCGATCGTCGTCTCGTTTtgtatcattaa
- the LOC106417450 gene encoding ribosomal RNA-processing protein 17-like isoform X1 encodes MHRDPPSSRLGLKLKDFVTGFHKRKKKRRKEAQKQQEESLRRKRIEARKKRKLEEMMVAGNAEETEDVEAEVEDAENKEVKKSERVALCLIQGDQQGSRHLRRRLWFCHSVVKQV; translated from the exons ATGCACCGAGATCCTCCAAGCTCACGGCTGGGGCTCAAGCTCAA GGATTTTGTGACTGGGTTTcacaagaggaagaagaagagaagaaaggaaGCTCAGAAGCAGCAGGAGGAATCGTTGAGGCGAAAGCGTATCGAGGCTCGTAAGAAG AGGAAATTGGAAGAGATGATGGTCGCTGGGAATGCTGAGGAAACTGAAGATGTAGAAGCTGAGGTGGAAGATGCAGAGAATAAAGAG GTAAAGAAGAGTGAAAGAGTAGCATTATGTCTTATACAGGGAGACCAACAAGGGAGCCGACATCTCAG AAGAAGACTTTGGTTCTGTCACTCTGTTGTAAAGCAAGTCTAG
- the LOC106417450 gene encoding ribosomal RNA-processing protein 17-like isoform X2 — MHRDPPSSRLGLKLKDFVTGFHKRKKKRRKEAQKQQEESLRRKRIEARKKRKLEEMMVAGNAEETEDVEAEVEDAENKEVKKSERVALCLIQGDQQGSRHLR, encoded by the exons ATGCACCGAGATCCTCCAAGCTCACGGCTGGGGCTCAAGCTCAA GGATTTTGTGACTGGGTTTcacaagaggaagaagaagagaagaaaggaaGCTCAGAAGCAGCAGGAGGAATCGTTGAGGCGAAAGCGTATCGAGGCTCGTAAGAAG AGGAAATTGGAAGAGATGATGGTCGCTGGGAATGCTGAGGAAACTGAAGATGTAGAAGCTGAGGTGGAAGATGCAGAGAATAAAGAG GTAAAGAAGAGTGAAAGAGTAGCATTATGTCTTATACAGGGAGACCAACAAGGGAGCCGACATCTCAGGTAA